The Oryzias latipes chromosome 16, ASM223467v1 genome includes a region encoding these proteins:
- the m6pr gene encoding cation-dependent mannose-6-phosphate receptor: MFVLPFLDSLPHYTAVCSLLASSMMFSISGKGSIVVWNLVIQLVMCGRTVFASSDTKSCKLVSESESERKVLSRLEGLAHKNFTVEHNIGKESYTYVFQLCGDAGGVKGAGVIQLDKKNPNKPTVVGMYTDTQAIGGSDWVMLIYRSGEAYDQHCSQEKRKAYIMISCNRNTDMGQLEVVVEDRNRSTDCFYLFELDSSTVCPAIESHLSPGSIILIIAFVLLALYLVGGFLYQRLIVGAKGMEQFPNYAFWVEVGNLAADGCDFVCRSQNREQAPAYRGVTTEPLEEEPDERDDHLLPM; this comes from the exons ATGTTCGTGCTTCCCTTTTTAGATTCACTTCCGCACTACACTGCTGTCTGCAGCCTGTTAGCCTCATCCATG ATGTTCAGCATTTCTGGTAAAGGCTCCATCGTCGTGTGGAATTTGGTGATTCAGTTGGTGATGTGTGGGAGGACGGTGTTCGCCTCCAGCGACACAAAGTCCTGCAAACTGGTGTCTGAGTCCGAATCTGAAAGGAAGGTTCTCAGTCGACTAGAAGGTCTCGCCCACAAGAA CTTCACAGTAGAGCACAACATTGGAAAAGAGAGTTACACATACGTATTCCAGCTGTGTGGGGATGCAGGGGGTGTCAAAGGAGCTGGGGTCATTCAGCTGGATAAGAAAAATCCCAACAAACCAACAGTGGTTGGCATGTACACTGACACACAAGCCATTGGAGGAA GTGACTGGGTGATGCTGATCTACCGTAGTGGTGAAGCTTACGACCAACACTGCTCCCAAGAGAAGAGAAAAGCCTATATTATGATCTCTTGCAACAGGAATACAGACATG GGTCAGCTTGAAGTGGTTGTGGAGGACCGGAACAGGTCGACTGACTGTTTTTACCTGTTTGAGCTGGACTCCAGTACTGTGTGTCCAGCCATTGAGTCCCACCTTAGCCCTGGATCCATAATCCTCATCAT TGCCTTTGTGCTTTTGGCTCTCTACCTTGTTGGAGGTTTCCTCTATCAGCGGCTGATCGTTGGAGCCAAAGGAATGGAGCAGTTCCCCAACTATGCTTTTTGGGTGGAAGTTGGCAACCTGGCAGCA GATGGCTGCGACTTCGTATGTCGGTCTCAAAATCGAGAGCAAGCTCCAGCTTACAGAGGAGTGACCACCGAGCCGCTGGAGGAAGAACCAGACGAGAGAGATGACCATTTACTGCCTATGTGA